Proteins encoded within one genomic window of Mesorhizobium sp. AR10:
- a CDS encoding thiamine phosphate synthase, with amino-acid sequence MNDATPPNRCRIVLIAPPGASVQRIGAAFEGGDVASLILPENGMDEASFQAFAEQIVPLAQAAGVAVIIAGDTRIAGRVQADGIHVEVGKVELAETIEHFQAKMMVGTGGAKTRDDALELGETRPDYIFFGRFGYDNKPEPHPRNLSLGQWWADVIQIPCIVMAGSDLASVEAVAATGAEFVALSSAVFADGVDPKTAVGSANALLDETAPRFED; translated from the coding sequence ATGAATGACGCAACACCACCCAACCGCTGCCGCATCGTGCTGATCGCGCCGCCAGGCGCATCGGTGCAACGCATCGGCGCAGCCTTCGAGGGCGGCGACGTTGCGTCGCTGATCCTGCCCGAGAACGGCATGGACGAGGCCTCCTTCCAGGCCTTCGCCGAACAAATCGTGCCGCTGGCGCAGGCCGCCGGTGTCGCTGTCATCATTGCCGGCGATACCCGCATTGCCGGCCGCGTCCAGGCCGACGGCATCCATGTCGAGGTCGGCAAGGTCGAGCTCGCCGAGACGATCGAACACTTCCAAGCCAAGATGATGGTCGGCACAGGCGGCGCCAAGACCCGCGACGATGCGCTGGAGCTCGGCGAGACGCGGCCCGACTACATTTTCTTCGGCCGCTTCGGCTACGACAACAAGCCGGAGCCGCACCCCCGCAACCTGTCGCTTGGGCAATGGTGGGCGGACGTGATCCAGATCCCGTGCATCGTCATGGCCGGCTCCGACCTCGCCTCGGTGGAAGCGGTCGCCGCCACCGGTGCCGAATTCGTGGCACTGTCCAGCGCCGTCTTCGCCGATGGCGTCGATCCGAAGACGGCGGTGGGTAGCGCCAATGCGCTGCTCGACGAAACCGCACCGCGTTTCGAGGACTGA
- a CDS encoding DMT family transporter has translation MDNTVRGTIEMSAAMAILGTIGWFVVLSGQPIMDVVFWRCAFGAITLLVICAALGLLRGRLSLRIIGIAALGGAAIVINWLLLFSSFSRASISIATAVYNTQPLMLVGFGAFFFGERLTLTKLTWLGIAFAGMVLIVQATPDAGDVGTDYFTGIVMALVAAFFWAVAAIVTKKLKGTPPQLIALIQVCVGVVVLAPFANLSQLPTDAWSWSMLATLGIVHTGFMYILMYGAIQKLPTHLQGSLSFIYPVVAILVDVIAFGHRLHPTQIAGAAAILIAAAGMNLGWTLWRAKPSIEGSQAIK, from the coding sequence ATGGACAACACGGTACGCGGCACGATCGAGATGTCCGCCGCAATGGCGATCCTGGGTACGATCGGCTGGTTCGTCGTGCTCTCCGGCCAGCCCATCATGGACGTCGTGTTCTGGCGCTGCGCCTTCGGTGCGATAACGCTGCTGGTCATCTGTGCAGCCCTTGGGTTGCTGCGTGGCAGGTTGTCGCTGCGCATCATCGGCATCGCCGCTCTTGGCGGCGCTGCCATCGTCATCAACTGGCTGCTGCTGTTCAGTTCGTTTTCCCGCGCCTCGATCTCGATTGCCACCGCGGTCTACAACACCCAGCCCTTAATGCTGGTCGGCTTCGGCGCTTTTTTCTTCGGCGAACGGTTGACGCTGACAAAGCTGACCTGGCTTGGCATCGCCTTCGCCGGCATGGTGCTGATCGTGCAGGCCACGCCTGACGCAGGTGACGTCGGCACCGATTACTTTACCGGCATCGTGATGGCGCTGGTAGCGGCTTTCTTCTGGGCCGTCGCCGCCATCGTCACCAAGAAGCTCAAGGGCACACCGCCGCAGCTGATCGCTCTCATCCAAGTTTGCGTCGGCGTCGTCGTGCTCGCGCCGTTTGCCAATCTTTCCCAGCTTCCCACCGATGCCTGGAGCTGGAGCATGCTGGCGACGCTCGGCATCGTCCATACCGGCTTCATGTACATTTTGATGTATGGCGCCATCCAGAAGCTGCCGACGCATCTGCAGGGGTCGCTGTCCTTCATCTACCCCGTGGTCGCGATCCTGGTCGATGTCATTGCCTTCGGCCATCGGCTGCACCCGACCCAGATCGCCGGCGCCGCCGCCATCCTGATCGCCGCCGCCGGCATGAATCTCGGCTGGACGCTATGGAGGGCGAAGCCGTCGATCGAGGGTTCGCAAGCAATCAAGTGA
- a CDS encoding Lrp/AsnC family transcriptional regulator: MLDELDRRLLDILVRDSRTSLKDLAQQVGLSSPSVSERLRRLEDRGVIRAFTIEIDPQALGYSLQAIVRIRPLPGKLHIVQKLIEEIPEFGECDKVTGDDCFVARLFVRSIGDLDGILDRIADKAETSTAIIKAQPIRRRPPPLGPMPNM; encoded by the coding sequence ATGCTGGATGAGCTGGACCGACGTCTTCTGGATATCCTGGTCAGGGATTCGCGAACCTCGCTGAAGGACCTGGCGCAGCAGGTCGGGCTGTCGTCGCCGAGTGTCTCGGAACGGCTTCGACGTCTCGAGGATCGCGGCGTTATCAGGGCCTTCACCATCGAGATCGACCCGCAAGCGCTCGGCTACTCCTTGCAGGCGATCGTTCGCATCCGGCCCTTGCCTGGCAAGCTGCATATCGTTCAGAAGCTGATCGAGGAGATCCCGGAGTTTGGCGAATGCGACAAGGTCACCGGCGATGACTGTTTCGTCGCCCGCCTTTTTGTGCGCTCGATCGGCGACCTTGACGGGATTCTCGATCGTATCGCCGACAAGGCCGAAACCAGCACCGCGATTATCAAGGCGCAGCCGATCCGGCGGCGGCCGCCACCGCTCGGCCCCATGCCAAACATGTGA
- a CDS encoding sulfite exporter TauE/SafE family protein, whose product MTGLLADPWFYAAAIPAVILVGLSKGGFGGAVGFVGVPLMALTMPPVQAAAILLPILCLMDIVSVWTWWGVYDRKMLVDMMPGAVIGIGLGWLTAALVTEEMVRLIVGAVALIFVLRWLYLQFRHGADHAVAPNRVAAAIWGAVAGFTSFVAHVGGPPFQVYALPIRLDPKVLSGTAAIFFAATNALKLVPYFALGQFDTANLTASVVLVPLAPLSTIAGAWLVRRMRPELFYPFTYATVAVVAVKLLWDGIAGLL is encoded by the coding sequence ATGACAGGTCTGCTCGCCGATCCCTGGTTTTATGCCGCCGCCATTCCGGCGGTCATTCTTGTCGGCCTGTCGAAAGGCGGCTTCGGCGGAGCCGTCGGCTTTGTCGGCGTGCCCTTGATGGCGCTGACCATGCCGCCGGTGCAGGCGGCCGCTATTCTGCTGCCGATTCTGTGCCTGATGGACATCGTCTCTGTGTGGACATGGTGGGGCGTCTACGACCGCAAGATGCTGGTCGACATGATGCCGGGCGCCGTGATCGGCATCGGTCTTGGCTGGCTGACGGCGGCGCTCGTTACCGAGGAGATGGTGCGGCTGATCGTCGGCGCGGTCGCCCTGATCTTCGTGCTGCGCTGGCTTTATCTGCAGTTTCGCCACGGCGCCGACCATGCGGTGGCGCCCAACCGCGTCGCTGCCGCCATCTGGGGGGCGGTCGCCGGCTTCACCAGCTTCGTCGCCCATGTCGGCGGCCCACCCTTCCAGGTCTATGCGCTGCCGATACGGCTCGATCCGAAAGTGCTGTCGGGTACCGCGGCGATCTTCTTCGCCGCCACCAACGCGCTGAAGCTCGTGCCCTATTTCGCGCTCGGCCAGTTCGACACCGCCAATCTGACCGCATCGGTGGTGCTGGTGCCACTGGCGCCGCTCTCGACCATCGCCGGCGCCTGGCTGGTGCGGCGGATGCGGCCGGAACTGTTCTACCCCTTCACCTATGCGACCGTGGCGGTCGTCGCGGTCAAACTTCTGTGGGACGGGATCGCCGGCCTTCTTTAG
- a CDS encoding DUF2269 domain-containing protein — translation MDWYSIVKFLHIVTATIWVGGGFTLMLLGVLADRAGNRENVMFIMRTVAQLGNRLFAPMSMLTLLFGLVMAWFWIGFSNLWIVIALLGFAAAFLTGTVVFKPTADKMLALVEKEGISPAAMDLARRMLAFGKIDYAVMLVVVADMVLKPTLDDVAILGAMVAVLAAGVAMAFGGARRMAPAHA, via the coding sequence GTGGACTGGTACTCGATCGTCAAGTTTCTGCACATTGTTACGGCGACCATCTGGGTCGGCGGCGGCTTCACGCTGATGCTGCTAGGCGTGCTCGCCGATCGAGCCGGCAATCGCGAAAATGTGATGTTCATCATGCGCACCGTGGCCCAGCTGGGCAACAGGCTGTTCGCGCCGATGTCGATGCTGACGCTGCTTTTCGGCCTGGTCATGGCCTGGTTCTGGATCGGCTTTTCCAACCTGTGGATCGTCATCGCCCTTTTGGGCTTTGCGGCTGCCTTCTTGACCGGCACAGTTGTGTTCAAGCCAACCGCCGACAAGATGCTCGCCCTGGTCGAGAAAGAGGGGATCAGCCCGGCCGCCATGGATCTTGCGCGGCGCATGCTCGCCTTCGGCAAGATCGACTATGCGGTGATGTTGGTGGTGGTGGCCGACATGGTGCTGAAGCCGACCCTGGACGATGTCGCCATCCTTGGCGCTATGGTGGCGGTGCTGGCGGCCGGTGTCGCCATGGCATTTGGCGGCGCACGGCGGATGGCGCCAGCCCACGCGTGA
- a CDS encoding DUF1465 family protein, protein MNEPSKGAKTIKLAERRVFSQSFKPLYQEGMGLVEQAAEYLDGKGRAEAKKLSRLAATLYAAESMRLTTRLMQVASWLLLQRAANSGEMTRDQVASEKSKVRLDTASAHDEAAGWAELPKDFLDLVTRSLRLQALVRRMDEEIYGGAMVDTPPAARRVNPVSDQITLLNTAFARG, encoded by the coding sequence ATGAACGAGCCTTCGAAGGGCGCGAAAACCATTAAACTGGCGGAACGCCGGGTTTTCTCCCAATCCTTCAAGCCGCTTTACCAGGAAGGCATGGGGCTGGTCGAGCAGGCGGCCGAATATCTCGACGGCAAGGGCCGGGCCGAGGCCAAGAAGCTGTCCAGGCTGGCGGCGACGCTCTATGCGGCCGAGTCGATGCGGCTTACCACGAGGCTGATGCAGGTCGCCTCCTGGCTGCTTTTGCAGCGGGCCGCGAATTCCGGCGAGATGACCCGCGACCAGGTCGCTTCGGAAAAGTCCAAGGTGCGTCTCGACACCGCTTCCGCGCATGACGAAGCGGCCGGCTGGGCCGAATTGCCCAAGGATTTCCTCGACCTCGTCACCCGCTCGTTGCGGCTGCAGGCGCTGGTGCGCCGCATGGACGAGGAAATCTACGGCGGCGCCATGGTCGACACGCCGCCCGCGGCCCGCCGCGTCAATCCGGTTTCCGACCAGATCACGCTGCTAAACACGGCTTTCGCCCGCGGCTGA
- the ruvC gene encoding crossover junction endodeoxyribonuclease RuvC: protein MGEAIRIIGIDPGLRRTGWGIVESLGNSLRFVASGTVRSDDKAALATRLCQLHDGLTEILHAAMPHEAAVEQTFVNKDAAATLKLGQARGIAMLVPARAGLLVAEYAPNAIKKAVIGVGHGDKKQIHMMVRVLMPKATFDTDDAADALAIAICHAHHRQSVAYRMAALA, encoded by the coding sequence ATGGGGGAAGCGATTCGCATAATCGGCATCGATCCGGGGCTCAGGCGCACCGGCTGGGGCATCGTCGAGAGCCTCGGCAACTCGCTGCGCTTCGTCGCCTCCGGTACCGTGCGTTCCGACGACAAGGCGGCGTTGGCGACGCGCCTTTGCCAATTACATGACGGGCTCACCGAGATCCTGCATGCGGCCATGCCGCACGAGGCTGCGGTCGAGCAGACCTTCGTCAACAAGGACGCAGCAGCGACGCTGAAACTCGGCCAGGCGCGCGGCATCGCCATGCTGGTTCCGGCGCGCGCGGGTTTGCTGGTTGCCGAATATGCGCCCAACGCCATCAAGAAGGCGGTGATCGGAGTCGGCCATGGCGACAAGAAACAGATCCATATGATGGTGAGGGTGTTGATGCCGAAGGCGACTTTCGACACCGACGATGCCGCCGACGCGCTGGCCATCGCCATCTGCCATGCGCATCACCGGCAGAGCGTCGCCTACCGGATGGCAGCGCTGGCATGA
- the ruvA gene encoding Holliday junction branch migration protein RuvA, translated as MIGKLRGTLDEIDEDFCIVDVHGVGYVAYCSVRTLAALPAPGEAVVLFIETYVREDMLRLYGFQSVLEREWFRLLMSNVQGVGAKVALAILSTLAPADLANAIALRDIAMVSRAPGVGKKVAERIVTELKNKAPAYAGSASGTIGLKQELGEGVAPAPITDAVSALVNLGYSRDTAANAVAAALKTAGEDADASKLIRFGLKELAR; from the coding sequence ATGATCGGCAAACTCAGGGGTACACTGGACGAAATCGACGAGGATTTCTGCATCGTCGACGTGCATGGCGTCGGCTATGTCGCTTATTGCTCGGTCCGCACGCTGGCGGCTCTGCCGGCGCCCGGCGAGGCGGTGGTGCTGTTCATCGAGACCTATGTGCGCGAGGACATGCTGCGGCTCTACGGATTCCAGTCGGTGCTGGAGCGCGAGTGGTTCCGACTGCTGATGAGCAATGTGCAGGGCGTCGGCGCCAAGGTGGCGCTGGCCATCCTGTCGACGCTGGCGCCGGCCGATCTCGCCAATGCCATCGCGCTACGCGACATAGCGATGGTCAGCCGCGCACCGGGCGTCGGCAAGAAGGTGGCCGAGCGCATCGTCACCGAATTGAAGAACAAGGCGCCGGCATATGCCGGTTCTGCCTCCGGCACCATCGGCCTGAAGCAGGAGCTCGGCGAAGGCGTGGCGCCGGCGCCGATCACCGACGCCGTCTCGGCGCTGGTCAATCTCGGCTATTCGCGCGACACCGCCGCCAATGCGGTGGCGGCGGCGCTGAAGACCGCCGGTGAAGACGCGGATGCGTCGAAGCTGATCCGCTTCGGCCTGAAGGAGCTGGCGCGGTGA
- the ruvB gene encoding Holliday junction branch migration DNA helicase RuvB translates to MSLSPRLIAPDKRGEDAEQTLRPQTLDDFVGQAAVRANLKVFIEAAKGRSEALDHVLFVGPPGLGKTTLAQIMARELGVNFRSTSGPVIAKAGDLAALLTNLEDRDVLFIDEIHRLNPAVEEILYPAMEDFQLDLIIGEGPAARSVKIDLARFTLVAATTRLGLLTNPLRDRFGIPVRLNFYSVEELEQIVRRGARILAMPLGDDGALEIARRARGTPRIAGRLLRRVRDFASVAGDGHVDRQIADEALTRLEVDALGLDALDRRYLSMIARNFGGGPVGIETIAAGLSEPRDAIEDIIEPYLIQQGFIQRTPRGRVLTANAWRHLGLDAPKDLAQQQISLFQEE, encoded by the coding sequence ATGAGCCTTTCGCCCCGACTGATTGCGCCCGACAAGCGTGGCGAGGACGCCGAGCAGACCTTGCGGCCGCAAACGCTTGACGATTTCGTCGGCCAGGCGGCGGTGCGGGCCAATCTCAAGGTCTTCATCGAGGCCGCCAAGGGGCGCAGCGAGGCGCTCGACCATGTGCTGTTCGTCGGGCCGCCCGGCCTAGGCAAGACGACGCTGGCGCAGATCATGGCGCGCGAGCTCGGCGTCAATTTCCGCTCGACCTCCGGTCCGGTCATCGCCAAGGCCGGCGATCTCGCGGCACTCCTCACCAATCTCGAAGACCGTGACGTGCTGTTCATCGACGAGATCCACCGGCTCAATCCGGCGGTGGAGGAAATCCTCTATCCGGCGATGGAGGATTTCCAGCTCGACCTGATCATCGGCGAGGGACCGGCGGCACGCTCGGTCAAGATCGACCTCGCCCGCTTTACGCTGGTCGCCGCCACCACCCGCCTTGGCCTCCTGACCAACCCGCTGCGCGACCGCTTCGGCATTCCGGTGCGGCTCAATTTCTATTCGGTCGAGGAACTGGAGCAGATCGTGCGGCGCGGCGCGCGCATCCTTGCCATGCCGCTCGGCGACGATGGCGCGCTGGAGATTGCGCGCCGGGCGCGCGGCACGCCGCGCATCGCCGGCCGGCTGCTGCGCCGCGTGCGCGATTTCGCCAGCGTGGCCGGTGACGGGCATGTCGACAGACAGATCGCCGATGAGGCACTGACGCGGCTGGAGGTCGATGCGCTCGGCCTCGACGCGCTCGACCGGCGCTACCTCTCCATGATCGCGCGGAACTTTGGCGGCGGGCCGGTCGGTATCGAGACGATCGCGGCGGGGCTTTCCGAGCCGCGCGACGCCATCGAGGACATTATCGAGCCCTATCTGATCCAGCAGGGTTTCATCCAGCGCACGCCGCGCGGCCGCGTGCTGACGGCCAATGCCTGGCGGCATCTCGGCCTCGATGCGCCGAAGGATCTGGCGCAGCAGCAGATCAGCCTGTTCCAGGAAGAATAG
- a CDS encoding metallophosphoesterase codes for MITRRGFLRFIGSSFLSAVSLSAYAVGIEPMLLTHVKRYSLTPPHWPVGLRLRVVALADIHACRPWMTPERIASLVEQANALQPDLIVLLGDYAAGTRLVSDWVDASEWAPALSGLKAPLGVWSILGNHDWWDDRSAQQAGAGPTIARIALERAGIPVLENDVVRLEKDGHGFWLAGLADQLALRPGWGRTRFKGLDDLRGTLAKVNDRSPVILLAHEPDIFPKVPWQVSLTLSGHTHGGQVRLFGYSPVVPSRFGNRYAYGHIVEHDRNLIVSGGLGFSILPVRFGMRPEIVSIDLGSP; via the coding sequence TTGATCACCAGACGTGGTTTCCTGCGCTTCATCGGTAGCTCGTTTCTATCGGCCGTGTCGCTCAGTGCCTATGCGGTCGGCATCGAGCCGATGCTGTTGACGCATGTGAAGCGCTATTCCCTGACGCCACCACATTGGCCGGTGGGTTTGCGGCTGCGCGTCGTTGCGCTTGCCGACATCCATGCCTGCCGTCCCTGGATGACGCCTGAGCGGATCGCTTCGCTTGTCGAGCAGGCGAACGCATTGCAGCCGGATCTGATTGTCCTGCTTGGCGACTACGCAGCCGGTACCCGCCTGGTCTCGGACTGGGTCGATGCGTCGGAATGGGCTCCGGCTCTGTCCGGCCTCAAGGCGCCGCTCGGCGTGTGGTCGATCCTTGGCAATCACGACTGGTGGGATGATCGTTCCGCGCAGCAGGCCGGGGCCGGGCCGACGATAGCGCGCATTGCGCTCGAGCGTGCCGGCATCCCGGTGCTGGAGAACGATGTCGTACGCCTGGAAAAGGACGGACATGGCTTCTGGCTGGCCGGACTTGCGGACCAGCTCGCATTGCGACCGGGCTGGGGCCGCACCCGATTCAAGGGATTGGATGATCTCCGTGGCACCCTTGCGAAGGTGAACGACCGGTCTCCAGTCATCCTGCTCGCGCATGAGCCGGACATATTCCCGAAGGTGCCGTGGCAGGTTTCGTTGACCCTGTCCGGCCACACCCATGGCGGACAAGTGCGGCTGTTCGGTTATTCACCGGTCGTGCCATCCCGGTTCGGTAACCGCTATGCCTATGGCCATATCGTCGAGCACGATCGCAACCTGATCGTCTCCGGCGGTCTGGGCTTTAGCATCCTGCCGGTGCGTTTTGGTATGCGCCCGGAAATCGTGTCGATTGATCTTGGCTCGCCCTAA
- a CDS encoding glycoside hydrolase family 5 protein — MALLTAMIKTSMAALLVLAASALPGNAASFSMKRGLNLDQWTTWPGEDKWGDRQAILPYPEWRKFLNDNDLKALKNAGFDFLRMPVDPSPFLSDQTLALRDDLYASVLDSVRMINRAGLKVIVDMHLIPAGGSRKIGMGEVMDDPSIFDAYVEVVRKMAHTLATEDPGQIAFEPMNEPIVDCDTDGTGLWPDRQQKLFAAARSSATKLTLILTGACYSNAASLAKVDPKTIPDDNIIWTFHSYDPFLLTHQGATWAGDFIPYVTGLPYPLTGVPRAQLNVTLDTIRARIKAEAPWLRQSGLLAYLDEQVASMDSPDKLLGVMDAPFDTVETWAKTNGIKPENITLGEFGMIRQEYGDSYVMPAEYRAAYVKDMIARAEAHGFSWSVWSYGGAFGIVDAFDGEKAEPAVMEAIKSLP; from the coding sequence ATGGCACTGTTGACGGCGATGATCAAGACCTCGATGGCGGCGCTGCTTGTGCTGGCAGCATCGGCGCTGCCCGGGAACGCGGCAAGCTTTTCGATGAAGCGCGGCCTCAATCTCGACCAATGGACGACCTGGCCTGGCGAGGACAAATGGGGCGACCGGCAGGCCATCCTGCCCTATCCCGAATGGCGTAAATTTCTCAACGACAACGACCTCAAGGCACTAAAAAACGCCGGTTTTGACTTCCTGCGCATGCCGGTCGACCCGTCGCCTTTCCTCTCCGACCAGACACTAGCGCTGCGTGACGACCTCTATGCCAGCGTGCTGGACTCGGTGCGCATGATCAACCGCGCCGGGTTGAAAGTGATCGTCGACATGCACCTGATCCCGGCCGGCGGCAGCCGCAAGATCGGCATGGGTGAGGTGATGGACGATCCGTCTATTTTCGATGCCTATGTCGAGGTGGTGCGCAAGATGGCGCACACGCTTGCTACGGAAGATCCGGGCCAAATCGCCTTCGAGCCGATGAACGAGCCGATCGTCGATTGCGACACCGACGGCACCGGCCTGTGGCCGGATCGCCAGCAAAAACTGTTTGCGGCGGCGCGCTCCTCCGCCACCAAGCTGACGCTGATCCTGACCGGCGCCTGCTATTCCAACGCAGCCTCACTGGCGAAGGTCGACCCCAAGACCATCCCGGATGACAACATCATCTGGACCTTCCATTCCTATGATCCATTCCTGCTCACCCACCAGGGCGCGACCTGGGCCGGCGATTTCATCCCCTACGTGACCGGTCTGCCCTATCCGCTGACGGGAGTGCCGCGGGCTCAACTCAATGTAACGCTCGACACCATCCGCGCCAGGATCAAGGCCGAGGCGCCATGGTTGCGGCAGAGCGGCCTGCTCGCCTATCTCGACGAGCAGGTGGCCAGCATGGACAGCCCCGACAAACTGCTCGGCGTGATGGATGCCCCGTTCGACACGGTCGAGACCTGGGCGAAGACCAACGGCATCAAGCCGGAAAACATCACACTGGGCGAGTTCGGCATGATCCGCCAGGAATACGGCGATTCCTATGTGATGCCGGCCGAATATCGGGCCGCCTATGTCAAGGATATGATCGCGCGTGCCGAGGCGCACGGCTTCTCATGGTCGGTATGGAGCTATGGCGGCGCCTTCGGCATCGTCGACGCCTTCGATGGTGAAAAAGCCGAACCCGCCGTGATGGAAGCGATCAAGTCACTGCCTTGA
- the ybgC gene encoding tol-pal system-associated acyl-CoA thioesterase, which yields MDDHGESATLSAGLSGALTEFGHRLMARVYYADTDFSGVVYHARYLEFFERGRSDYLRLTGVHHTELADGKHGEKIVWVVRRMEIDFRGPARIDDILTIDTRTDDISGARIFMAQQLKRGDEVLVEARVEAAIIGENGRPRRFPRDWVAAFMPKASS from the coding sequence ATGGACGATCATGGTGAATCAGCGACGCTCTCTGCCGGGCTTTCCGGCGCGCTGACGGAATTCGGCCACCGGCTGATGGCGCGGGTCTACTATGCCGACACCGATTTCTCCGGCGTTGTCTACCATGCGCGCTATCTCGAATTCTTCGAGCGCGGCCGTTCCGACTACCTTCGGCTGACCGGCGTCCATCACACCGAGCTTGCCGATGGCAAGCACGGCGAAAAGATAGTCTGGGTGGTGCGGCGCATGGAGATCGATTTCCGTGGCCCGGCCCGCATCGACGATATCCTGACCATTGACACGCGCACCGACGACATTTCCGGCGCCCGCATCTTCATGGCCCAGCAGTTGAAGCGCGGCGATGAAGTGCTGGTCGAAGCGCGGGTCGAGGCGGCGATCATCGGCGAGAACGGCCGGCCGCGCCGCTTCCCCAGGGACTGGGTGGCAGCGTTCATGCCCAAGGCAAGCAGCTAA
- the tolQ gene encoding protein TolQ has translation MENIALAEPGAHLSIWALFMQAGWVVKLVMIGLLCASIWTWAIIVDKLVAYARMRLALNRFEQVFWSGQSLEELYRTLADRKTTGMGAIFVAAMREWKKSFEKGAKSPLGLQNRIDKAMDLALTREMERLEGRLGFLATTGSAAPFIGLFGTVIGIMTSFQAIAASKNTSLSVVAPGIAEALLATAIGLLAAIPAVIAYNKLSSDANKIAMRMEGFSDEFSAILSRQIDEKVAQKA, from the coding sequence ATGGAAAATATCGCACTCGCCGAACCGGGCGCGCATTTATCGATTTGGGCCCTGTTCATGCAGGCCGGCTGGGTCGTCAAGCTCGTCATGATAGGGCTGCTCTGCGCCTCGATCTGGACCTGGGCGATCATCGTCGACAAGCTCGTCGCCTACGCCCGCATGCGGCTCGCCCTCAATCGCTTCGAACAGGTGTTCTGGTCGGGACAGTCGCTGGAGGAGCTTTACCGCACACTCGCCGACCGCAAGACCACCGGCATGGGCGCGATCTTCGTCGCTGCCATGCGCGAATGGAAGAAGAGCTTCGAGAAGGGCGCCAAATCGCCGCTCGGGCTGCAGAACCGCATCGACAAGGCGATGGATCTGGCACTGACCCGCGAGATGGAACGGCTGGAAGGGCGGCTTGGTTTTCTCGCCACCACTGGCTCGGCCGCGCCATTCATCGGTCTGTTCGGCACCGTGATCGGTATCATGACGTCGTTCCAGGCGATTGCCGCGTCCAAGAACACCAGCCTGTCGGTGGTCGCACCCGGCATTGCCGAAGCGCTGCTGGCGACGGCCATCGGCCTCCTCGCCGCCATTCCTGCCGTCATCGCCTACAACAAGCTGTCGTCCGATGCGAATAAGATCGCGATGCGCATGGAGGGGTTCTCCGACGAGTTCTCCGCCATACTCTCGCGCCAAATCGATGAAAAAGTCGCACAGAAGGCCTGA
- the tolR gene encoding protein TolR: MGMSVGIAGRGGRGHRRRGRHHALMSEINVTPMVDVMLVLLIIFMVAAPLLTVGVPIDLPDTQAKAMNADTQPITVSINSAGQIYLQETEIPIDELVAKLQAISKTGYDERIFIRGDKATDYGTAMKVMARISAAGYKNIGLVSLQEQDQ; encoded by the coding sequence ATGGGTATGTCCGTAGGCATTGCTGGACGCGGCGGGCGCGGCCACAGGCGGCGCGGCCGCCACCACGCGCTGATGTCGGAGATCAACGTCACGCCGATGGTCGACGTGATGCTGGTGCTGCTGATCATCTTCATGGTCGCTGCACCCTTGCTGACGGTCGGCGTGCCGATCGACCTGCCGGATACGCAGGCCAAGGCGATGAACGCCGACACGCAGCCGATCACCGTCTCCATCAACTCTGCCGGCCAGATCTATCTGCAGGAAACCGAAATCCCGATCGACGAACTGGTGGCCAAGCTGCAGGCGATCTCGAAGACCGGCTATGACGAGCGCATTTTCATCCGCGGCGACAAGGCCACGGACTATGGCACAGCCATGAAGGTGATGGCCCGCATCTCGGCCGCTGGGTACAAGAATATCGGCCTCGTCTCGCTGCAGGAACAGGATCAGTAG